In Bacteroidia bacterium, one genomic interval encodes:
- a CDS encoding pitrilysin family protein — protein MDHSTKTFALSNGLKIVLTSLNNTEVSHCALLIKAGTRNEQIQKEGLAHFIEHMLFKGTRKRKSFHILNRLEIVGGELNAFTSKEETCIHASVTSLHLERALELISDITFNSVYNIREIEKEKEVVCDEIRSYLDNPGEQIFDDFEGIVFKKNPLGNPILGTEKSVKSFKQKDLIAFTRKFYIPSNMVLSIATSLNTEKVIRQLEHHFGNYRLAKVGERLKPFKKYTAEKAVIKKHSAQCHFIMGTVAPSLYQADRMTVALLNNILGGPGMNSKLNLGVREKYGYTYAIESGFNSYTDTGMFHVYLATDKKYLNKSIDLAIAEMKKLTDNKIGSLQLNQFKQQFKGQLALAKENKSNVVISNARSLLNFKKVTAIEDIYKKIDAVTSSQLMEASAKYLNAKSRSYSSLLYESVGHEQ, from the coding sequence ATGGATCATTCAACAAAAACTTTTGCACTATCAAACGGACTGAAAATTGTTTTAACTTCTTTAAACAACACTGAAGTCTCACATTGTGCATTATTAATAAAAGCAGGAACCAGAAACGAACAAATTCAAAAAGAAGGATTAGCACATTTCATTGAGCACATGTTGTTCAAAGGAACGCGCAAACGAAAATCGTTTCATATTTTAAATCGTCTTGAAATAGTAGGCGGTGAGTTAAATGCCTTTACCAGCAAGGAGGAGACATGCATTCACGCATCTGTTACATCACTCCATCTTGAGCGTGCACTTGAACTTATTAGCGATATTACATTCAACTCTGTTTATAATATTCGCGAAATTGAAAAAGAAAAGGAAGTTGTTTGTGATGAAATAAGGTCTTATCTCGACAATCCGGGAGAGCAGATTTTTGATGACTTTGAAGGAATAGTATTTAAAAAAAATCCATTGGGAAATCCAATATTAGGCACTGAAAAATCTGTAAAAAGTTTTAAACAGAAAGACCTGATTGCATTTACCCGAAAGTTCTACATTCCATCCAATATGGTACTGTCAATTGCAACATCATTGAATACAGAAAAAGTAATCAGGCAATTAGAGCATCATTTTGGTAATTACAGACTTGCCAAAGTTGGCGAAAGATTAAAACCATTTAAAAAATATACTGCTGAAAAGGCTGTGATTAAAAAACACAGTGCACAATGTCATTTTATCATGGGAACAGTAGCACCTTCACTCTATCAGGCAGACAGAATGACTGTTGCATTGTTGAATAATATTCTTGGTGGGCCGGGTATGAACTCAAAGCTCAACTTAGGTGTTCGCGAAAAATACGGCTATACTTATGCCATTGAATCCGGATTTAATTCCTACACTGACACAGGCATGTTTCATGTCTATCTGGCAACAGACAAAAAATACCTGAATAAAAGCATTGATCTTGCCATAGCTGAAATGAAAAAACTTACTGATAATAAAATAGGGTCTTTACAGCTCAACCAGTTCAAACAACAATTTAAAGGTCAATTGGCATTGGCTAAGGAAAACAAATCGAATGTGGTTATCTCTAATGCACGAAGTTTATTAAACTTCAAAAAAGTAACTGCCATAGAAGACATTTATAAAAAGATTGATGCCGTAACTTCTTCGCAATTGATGGAAGCTTCAGCAAAGTATCTGAATGCAAAATCGCGCAGCTACAGTAGTCTGCTTTATGAAAGTGTTGGTCATGAGCAATAA
- a CDS encoding NUDIX hydrolase, which translates to MKPFVIRVYGILINKNAEVLLTHEKEEGNVFTKFPGGGLEFGEGLRECLVREFLEETQQRVEVMEHFYTTDFFVESAFNPGLQLISVYYKVSCENFILPQDANDIHFFWKPLKELNGEVTTFPVDRLVEKLLM; encoded by the coding sequence ATGAAGCCATTTGTTATTCGTGTTTATGGTATTCTGATAAATAAGAATGCAGAAGTGCTACTTACTCATGAGAAGGAAGAGGGTAACGTATTTACCAAATTTCCCGGTGGTGGACTTGAATTTGGTGAAGGTCTGCGCGAATGTTTAGTGCGCGAATTTTTAGAGGAAACGCAACAAAGGGTAGAAGTAATGGAACATTTTTATACGACTGATTTTTTTGTTGAATCTGCATTTAACCCCGGCTTGCAACTTATCAGCGTTTATTACAAAGTATCGTGCGAGAATTTTATCCTGCCCCAAGATGCAAATGATATTCATTTTTTCTGGAAACCGTTGAAGGAACTCAATGGCGAAGTAACAACCTTCCCTGTTGACCGATTAGTTGAAAAACTACTGATGTGA
- a CDS encoding PD-(D/E)XK nuclease family protein has product MSNKIDSFLSRIVDELLASVDGNNFADYTVVFPTRRAALLFKIQLAKKINKAVVLPSILSISDFVEHYTPLRIAEKKEVLLDLFTVYKPFFPDYDFASFAPWGEMILGDFDEIDLYLVNYNELFADLTSYHEIESVFQDDEEFREQLKQFFELFNAVKSSTLKQNFLYAWQALPKLYEKLDAVLNKSNKTTAGKAMKQLALSPEKYLKSLDCSKIIIAGFYALAPAEQKLFEYILSGKGKIFWDADEYYTKNITQEAGLFFRKNSITQTSFKWEESYFKDIPKNICVTGVPLITGQFKFLADRLKTLIAQKKFNPDKTVIVLPDEKLLPLLLQSLPEEIEHVNITMGFPLKETHLYRFIETLNVLLKQISETSKQKMVSTHALENYLAHPYALLLKHDIRNLNVAGINIPLKELPENISQFIKSLIIAPVFDRYIQLLRLLYNAMEPNHHEKEIAGFVLNELLELQTMVTPYSEILNEQSLQMIIVEMLDTARIPFSGEPVKGLQVMGLLETRTLDFENIFFLNVNEGSVPKSKQNHSFIPFTIRKSFGLPLLDEQDAITAYHFWRLMQRASEIDFIYNTEVNEFASGERSRYLLQLFYEMKNHFSNWQVSHQIITTPPYRYNYVTPGIKRDEQLTKHLLSMVAENKLRFSASTLNSFIHCSLQYYFKEIKKIREPDDSGEEIDAAVFGKILHNAASGIYEQIIDVEFNKNSAAQLRESISSFIKASIAQEYDKHYQGTGYTLIIEKILTKYIESIIAADLKSETFSPHELEKEKVVVCDIGNGITVKIKGIFDRIDKVAEGYRIIDYKTGNDTLKKIKNLDELTNEPKTKVDFQLLLYCWMFVKTHGNEKVYAGIYPLRQMADGLEKLEHYSMTDHTNFEELLFTLIRKILLESDFTMTTDTARCKYCAYKDICNR; this is encoded by the coding sequence ATGAGCAATAAAATTGATTCATTTTTATCACGTATTGTTGATGAGCTTCTTGCCTCTGTTGACGGAAATAATTTTGCAGACTATACTGTTGTATTTCCAACCAGAAGGGCGGCTTTACTTTTTAAAATACAGCTTGCAAAAAAAATAAATAAAGCTGTTGTGTTACCTTCAATCCTATCAATAAGTGATTTTGTTGAACATTACACACCTCTTCGTATTGCTGAAAAGAAAGAAGTTCTTCTTGATTTATTCACAGTTTACAAGCCATTTTTTCCTGATTATGATTTTGCATCTTTTGCACCATGGGGCGAAATGATTCTCGGTGACTTTGATGAAATAGATCTTTACTTAGTTAATTACAATGAACTGTTTGCTGACCTGACATCATATCATGAAATAGAATCTGTTTTTCAGGATGACGAAGAATTTAGAGAACAATTAAAACAGTTTTTTGAATTGTTCAACGCAGTTAAATCTTCTACTTTAAAACAAAACTTTTTATATGCCTGGCAGGCATTGCCGAAGTTGTATGAAAAACTGGATGCAGTATTAAACAAAAGCAATAAGACAACTGCAGGCAAAGCGATGAAACAATTGGCATTGTCACCCGAAAAATATTTAAAAAGTCTGGATTGCAGCAAGATTATTATTGCCGGGTTTTATGCATTGGCACCAGCAGAACAAAAATTGTTTGAATATATCCTAAGTGGCAAAGGGAAAATATTCTGGGATGCTGATGAGTATTACACAAAAAACATAACCCAGGAGGCTGGACTGTTCTTCAGAAAAAACAGCATCACACAAACTAGTTTTAAATGGGAGGAATCGTATTTCAAAGATATACCTAAGAACATTTGTGTAACCGGTGTGCCGTTAATCACTGGTCAATTTAAATTTTTGGCTGATCGTTTAAAGACCCTTATTGCACAGAAAAAATTCAATCCAGACAAAACAGTTATTGTCTTACCAGATGAAAAATTATTGCCTTTGTTGTTGCAATCATTACCCGAAGAGATTGAGCATGTAAATATCACAATGGGATTTCCATTAAAAGAAACTCATTTGTATCGTTTTATTGAAACATTAAATGTTTTACTCAAACAAATTTCAGAAACTTCTAAGCAGAAGATGGTTTCTACCCATGCATTAGAAAATTATCTTGCACACCCTTATGCTTTATTGTTAAAACACGACATACGTAATTTGAATGTTGCAGGGATAAACATTCCGTTAAAAGAACTTCCCGAAAATATCAGTCAGTTTATAAAATCACTGATAATTGCTCCGGTTTTTGACCGATATATTCAATTACTAAGATTGCTTTATAATGCTATGGAGCCTAATCATCATGAAAAAGAAATTGCCGGATTTGTACTGAATGAGCTGCTTGAACTTCAAACAATGGTAACACCATATTCAGAAATTCTGAATGAGCAATCTTTACAGATGATAATCGTAGAAATGCTTGACACTGCAAGAATTCCATTCAGTGGTGAGCCTGTAAAAGGGCTTCAGGTTATGGGATTACTCGAAACACGAACACTGGATTTTGAAAACATATTTTTTCTGAATGTCAATGAAGGGTCTGTTCCAAAATCAAAACAAAATCACTCATTTATTCCTTTTACCATCAGAAAGAGTTTTGGACTTCCATTGCTCGATGAGCAGGATGCTATTACTGCCTATCACTTCTGGCGACTGATGCAGCGTGCATCAGAGATTGACTTTATATATAACACCGAAGTCAATGAGTTTGCAAGTGGCGAAAGAAGCCGATATTTGTTGCAATTGTTTTATGAAATGAAAAACCATTTCAGCAACTGGCAGGTAAGTCATCAAATTATTACAACACCGCCATATCGTTACAATTACGTTACACCCGGAATTAAAAGAGATGAGCAACTGACAAAACATTTATTGTCAATGGTAGCAGAGAATAAATTAAGGTTTTCTGCTTCTACACTCAACAGTTTTATCCATTGTTCATTACAATATTACTTTAAAGAAATAAAAAAAATCAGAGAGCCCGATGATAGCGGTGAAGAGATTGATGCGGCTGTATTCGGAAAAATTTTGCACAATGCAGCAAGTGGAATTTATGAACAGATAATTGATGTTGAATTCAACAAGAACAGTGCAGCCCAACTCCGAGAATCTATTTCATCATTTATAAAAGCATCTATTGCCCAGGAATATGACAAACACTATCAGGGAACAGGATACACCCTAATCATAGAAAAAATATTAACTAAATACATTGAAAGCATAATAGCTGCCGATCTAAAAAGTGAAACTTTTTCACCTCATGAATTAGAAAAAGAAAAAGTGGTGGTTTGTGATATTGGTAACGGTATTACGGTAAAGATTAAAGGAATTTTTGACCGTATTGATAAAGTAGCTGAAGGATACAGAATAATAGATTATAAGACAGGCAATGATACTTTAAAAAAGATTAAGAATCTTGATGAGCTAACAAATGAACCAAAAACCAAGGTTGATTTTCAGCTTTTACTCTACTGCTGGATGTTTGTGAAAACACACGGTAATGAAAAAGTATATGCCGGAATTTACCCTCTAAGGCAAATGGCTGATGGCTTAGAAAAGTTAGAACACTATTCCATGACCGATCATACAAACTTTGAAGAATTGTTGTTTACTTTAATCAGAAAAATATTATTGGAATCGGATTTTACGATGACAACAGACACTGCACGCTGCAAATACTGTGCTTACAAGGATATTTGCAACAGATAA
- a CDS encoding NfeD family protein, whose translation MRKLFFALVFLFFAVTSVSAGIVYRFNFQSEVDRGMARIFSKALREAHEQKADLFLIHLNTYGGMLDAADSIRIAILNSKIPVVVFVDPNAASAGALISIACNRIYMRSGSSIGAATVVTEQGEAAPDKYQSYMRSIMRATAEKRNRDPRIAEAMVDPRVVIPGVNDSGRVLTFTAEEALANKYCNAIVETEMDILKLENLNSDKIIEFQPSWVDKIISFLIHPALSSLLILIMLAGLYFEFQAPGTIFPIAASFVAAILYFAPLYLEGLAANWEILLFVSGVILLALEFFVIPGFGVAGIAGIICTTMGFALSMLNNKGWDFTLTSPTQITQSILISLGAMLGAVFLILYFIGRINDSKRLSKLTLQTTQPSEHGFRAHTDIDIIQPGMRGTAFTALRPSGKIMVDGRVYDAVAETGWIERQEQVEIVSVGLTCTVRTC comes from the coding sequence ATGAGAAAATTGTTTTTTGCTTTAGTGTTTTTGTTTTTTGCCGTTACATCAGTTAGTGCCGGCATTGTTTATAGGTTTAACTTTCAGTCTGAAGTAGATAGAGGAATGGCACGCATTTTCAGTAAGGCATTGCGTGAAGCACATGAACAGAAGGCAGATTTGTTTTTAATTCACCTCAACACTTATGGAGGCATGCTTGATGCTGCCGATAGTATCAGAATTGCAATACTGAATTCAAAAATCCCTGTTGTAGTATTTGTTGATCCAAATGCAGCAAGTGCCGGTGCACTCATCTCTATTGCATGCAATAGAATTTATATGCGAAGTGGTTCAAGTATTGGTGCTGCCACTGTTGTTACAGAGCAAGGTGAAGCCGCGCCTGATAAATATCAATCGTACATGCGGAGTATTATGCGGGCAACTGCAGAGAAAAGAAATCGCGATCCACGTATTGCTGAGGCTATGGTAGATCCAAGAGTGGTTATTCCGGGAGTAAATGATAGTGGAAGAGTGCTGACGTTTACGGCAGAAGAAGCTTTGGCCAATAAATATTGTAATGCCATTGTTGAAACAGAAATGGATATCTTAAAATTAGAAAATCTGAATAGTGATAAGATTATTGAATTTCAACCTTCATGGGTTGACAAAATAATTAGTTTTTTAATTCACCCCGCATTAAGCAGTTTACTTATTCTGATTATGCTTGCAGGGTTGTATTTTGAATTTCAGGCACCCGGAACAATTTTCCCGATTGCAGCATCTTTTGTTGCCGCAATCTTATATTTTGCACCATTATACCTCGAAGGACTTGCCGCCAATTGGGAGATATTGCTTTTTGTAAGTGGTGTGATTTTATTGGCTCTTGAGTTTTTTGTCATTCCTGGTTTTGGTGTTGCAGGCATTGCCGGAATAATTTGCACTACCATGGGTTTTGCTTTGAGTATGCTCAACAACAAAGGATGGGATTTTACACTCACAAGTCCGACACAAATAACACAAAGTATTTTAATAAGTCTTGGTGCCATGCTTGGTGCTGTGTTTCTGATACTTTATTTTATCGGAAGAATTAATGACTCAAAGCGCCTCAGTAAGTTGACGCTTCAAACTACACAACCTTCCGAACATGGTTTCAGGGCGCATACAGATATTGACATTATTCAACCCGGTATGCGTGGAACAGCATTTACTGCCTTAAGACCTTCCGGAAAAATTATGGTTGACGGCAGGGTGTATGACGCTGTTGCAGAAACCGGTTGGATTGAGAGGCAGGAACAGGTGGAAATTGTTTCTGTGGGCCTAACCTGTACTGTCAGAACCTGTTAG
- a CDS encoding Fic family protein — protein MKKEQLKISIRFFNDREVRAVWDEEHSKWYFSVLDIVSVLNEEGDYNKTRNYWKYLKAKLKKENSEVVSATTQLKFLAPDGKKRLADMLDSDGVTALAKNFPNNRAMKFLDWFLYSDTSIDGQSKKKAYTLFESNLINEFEVGTTKGLQQIHAYLFGGLYDFAGQIREKSISKGGYQFVYAQYLKTILQKIDAMPQKKFDEIIQKYAAMNKAHPFMEGNGRSTRVWLDLMLKKYLKKCVDWSKISKENYMNAMIISTVDYSVLSQVISKALTTKINDREMFMKGIDYSYYYEE, from the coding sequence ATGAAAAAAGAACAGCTAAAAATATCCATCCGTTTTTTTAACGACCGTGAGGTACGGGCTGTTTGGGATGAAGAACATTCTAAATGGTATTTTAGTGTATTGGATATTGTGAGTGTTTTGAATGAAGAAGGTGATTACAATAAAACCCGCAACTATTGGAAGTATCTAAAAGCAAAGTTGAAAAAAGAAAACAGCGAAGTGGTTAGTGCCACTACCCAATTGAAATTTTTAGCTCCTGATGGTAAAAAGCGGTTGGCTGATATGTTGGACAGCGATGGTGTAACAGCATTAGCCAAGAATTTTCCCAACAACAGGGCAATGAAGTTTTTAGACTGGTTTCTATACAGCGATACCAGCATTGACGGACAAAGCAAAAAGAAGGCTTACACCCTTTTTGAAAGTAATCTTATCAACGAATTTGAAGTAGGAACTACCAAAGGCCTGCAACAAATACACGCTTATTTGTTTGGCGGCTTGTATGATTTTGCAGGGCAAATCAGGGAAAAAAGTATTTCAAAAGGTGGATATCAATTCGTTTATGCCCAGTATTTAAAAACCATTTTGCAAAAAATAGATGCCATGCCTCAAAAAAAGTTTGATGAGATTATTCAAAAATATGCCGCCATGAACAAAGCACATCCTTTTATGGAAGGCAACGGCAGAAGTACGAGAGTATGGCTTGATTTGATGCTAAAAAAATATCTGAAAAAATGTGTGGACTGGAGCAAAATCAGCAAAGAGAACTACATGAATGCTATGATAATTAGCACAGTTGATTATTCAGTTTTATCACAAGTCATATCAAAAGCCCTCACCACTAAAATCAACGATAGGGAAATGTTTATGAAGGGTATTGACTACTCTTATTATTACGAAGAATGA
- a CDS encoding T9SS type A sorting domain-containing protein, which yields MQQQKCLNVFILFILSCLYTSDIEAQQYKFAKRVGGTQFENAMGVALDSTGNIIVSGYFSGTADFDPGNTNYPLTSNGGNDIFLAKYDSAGNFIWAMNIGSVGEEFNYSDPAVDEYGNIYLCGVFNVNTNFNPKGNVVMATNRGQQDGFIAKYDSSGMLQWVRGVGGMLNDDVYRIDYKDYLVLFAGAFTDSSYVDDGLTVTPLYGSGNSDVVFGKFNPNGNLFWLNALMGSGEDHSYNITAGINGKVYLTGTFEDTLIFDYGSVNPDTLFADGLAAFTASYSNFGNYYWSFPIENAYPFGLKVDHNGDILTCGQFSNFADFDPDIDTMALMAQGSFDGYFAKYTNGGSYVFAKRIGGNGSDICYTIAELSNSSILVSGYFFNTADFDPDVTVASLNSNGFADIYLAHYDSMGNYLSAFGCGSTAFDFCRNMTCNTFDEVFLCGGFEQNVDFNPAPAVNTLVSAGSRDGYFAKYAFPTTSVSSINAANLLVYPNPFVNEINISGSFSQTQLILTDVFGNTIYKANINAQTTINTEQLYSGLYFLTIVSGEDVSTRKLMKVK from the coding sequence ATGCAACAGCAAAAATGCCTGAATGTTTTTATTTTATTCATTTTGAGTTGTCTTTATACTTCAGATATTGAAGCGCAACAATACAAGTTTGCAAAGCGTGTTGGAGGCACACAATTTGAAAACGCAATGGGAGTTGCATTAGATAGCACCGGAAATATTATTGTGTCAGGTTATTTTTCCGGAACAGCAGATTTTGATCCGGGCAACACCAATTATCCATTAACTAGCAATGGAGGAAATGATATTTTTCTTGCCAAATATGATAGTGCCGGTAATTTTATCTGGGCTATGAATATAGGTAGTGTAGGCGAGGAGTTTAATTACTCAGATCCTGCTGTTGATGAATACGGCAATATCTATTTATGTGGCGTGTTTAATGTAAACACAAATTTTAATCCTAAAGGAAATGTTGTAATGGCTACAAACAGAGGGCAACAGGATGGTTTTATTGCAAAATATGATTCATCCGGAATGTTGCAGTGGGTGAGAGGTGTGGGTGGTATGTTAAACGATGATGTTTACCGTATTGATTATAAGGATTACCTGGTTTTGTTTGCAGGCGCATTTACTGACTCTTCTTATGTTGATGATGGATTGACAGTCACGCCACTCTATGGAAGCGGTAATTCAGATGTGGTTTTTGGAAAATTTAATCCGAATGGAAATTTATTTTGGCTCAATGCACTAATGGGCTCAGGAGAAGATCACTCCTATAACATCACAGCAGGAATCAATGGCAAAGTATATCTTACAGGTACGTTTGAAGACACTTTGATTTTTGATTATGGCTCAGTAAATCCCGATACACTTTTTGCTGACGGACTTGCAGCATTTACTGCCTCATATAGCAATTTTGGAAACTATTATTGGTCTTTTCCAATAGAAAATGCATATCCGTTTGGATTAAAGGTTGATCATAACGGAGATATTCTGACCTGTGGTCAGTTTTCAAATTTTGCAGATTTTGATCCGGATATTGATACAATGGCGCTGATGGCACAAGGTAGTTTTGACGGTTATTTTGCAAAATATACAAATGGCGGTAGTTATGTTTTTGCAAAAAGAATTGGTGGAAACGGCTCTGATATTTGCTATACTATTGCTGAACTTTCAAATAGCTCAATCTTGGTAAGTGGTTATTTTTTTAATACTGCCGATTTTGATCCTGACGTGACAGTTGCATCATTAAACAGTAATGGTTTTGCTGATATCTATCTGGCACATTATGATTCAATGGGTAACTATTTGTCTGCTTTTGGATGTGGCAGTACTGCCTTTGATTTTTGCCGAAACATGACTTGCAATACCTTTGACGAAGTGTTTTTATGTGGGGGCTTTGAGCAGAATGTTGACTTTAATCCTGCACCTGCGGTAAACACATTGGTGAGTGCCGGGTCGCGCGATGGCTACTTTGCGAAGTATGCCTTTCCAACAACATCTGTGTCAAGTATTAATGCTGCAAACCTGCTGGTTTATCCTAATCCTTTTGTTAATGAGATAAATATTTCCGGTAGTTTCAGTCAAACTCAACTTATATTAACTGATGTGTTTGGCAATACAATTTACAAAGCGAACATTAACGCTCAGACAACAATCAATACAGAGCAATTGTATTCCGGACTTTATTTTCTGACCATTGTTTCAGGTGAAGATGTGAGTACAAGAAAACTGATGAAAGTGAAATAG
- a CDS encoding DUF4286 family protein, which translates to MFVYNVTVNIDNDVAAEWLQWMQKVHIPDVLSTGCFLENRIFRVLADEDSGGKTYSVQYYFQTMEDIECYQNNYAAKLQQEHTALYKDRFVAFRTLLEVVC; encoded by the coding sequence ATGTTTGTTTATAATGTAACTGTAAATATTGATAATGATGTTGCCGCAGAATGGCTGCAGTGGATGCAAAAAGTTCATATTCCTGATGTGTTAAGCACAGGATGTTTTCTTGAAAACCGAATTTTCAGGGTGTTGGCTGATGAAGATAGCGGTGGAAAGACATATTCTGTTCAATACTATTTTCAGACAATGGAAGATATAGAATGCTATCAGAATAATTATGCAGCAAAACTTCAACAGGAGCACACTGCGCTTTATAAAGATAGGTTTGTGGCTTTTCGCACTTTACTGGAAGTAGTGTGTTGA
- a CDS encoding prolyl oligopeptidase family serine peptidase: protein MIKPLMSVVVITSIFISCKPASEQATSEKLIYPATAKSDQVDDYFGVKVSDPYRWLENDTAEDVKKWVTEENKVTFGYLEKIPFRNKIKERLTDIFNYPKYSNPFRAGEYYFFSKNDGLQNQSVIYYQKGLDGKPEVFLDPNTMSSDGTAAVSLLGFSKDKKYVAYAINQSGSDWQTIYVMEVATKKLMGDKLDWVKFSGASWKDNGFYYARYDAPPKGKEFSQKNEYHKIYYHRMGDTQDKDVLVYENKNKPLRYYGASVTEDERFLIIYVSEGTDGTEMYYKDLQSNQKDFGLLFAGFEDNYSVINNIGDKLLVQTDAGAPNQRVILVDPKNPKKENWKDVIPEKTELLESAATGGGKLFVSYLKDVTTHVYQYSLEGNLEHEIALPALGSAFGFSGDKEDALIFYTFTSFTYPPAIYKYDIASGKSDIWQKSDVKFNPDEYETKQVFYNSKDGTKVPMFLVYKKGIKLDGNNPTLLYGYGGFNISLTPTFSTSRIILLENGGVFAMANIRGGGEYGEKWHEAGKLLKKQNVFDDFIAAAEYLIKEKYTSPSKLSIQGGSNGGLLVGACMLQRPDLYRVAFPAVGVMDMLRYHKFTVGWGWAVEYGSSDSLENFKNLYAYSPLHNIKEGVEYPATMVTTADHDDRVVPAHSFKFIATLQERYKGNRPQLIRIDVKAGHGAGKPTSKIIEEQADIWSFMFYNMGITPIYK, encoded by the coding sequence ATGATTAAACCATTAATGAGTGTAGTAGTAATCACTTCAATTTTTATTTCATGTAAACCTGCATCTGAACAGGCCACTTCAGAAAAATTAATCTATCCTGCAACTGCAAAATCTGATCAGGTTGATGACTATTTTGGCGTAAAAGTTTCTGACCCATACCGTTGGTTAGAGAACGATACTGCCGAAGATGTAAAAAAATGGGTGACAGAAGAAAACAAAGTAACCTTTGGCTATCTCGAAAAAATACCCTTCAGAAATAAAATAAAAGAAAGACTTACCGATATTTTTAATTATCCAAAGTATTCAAATCCATTTCGTGCTGGCGAATATTATTTTTTCAGCAAGAATGATGGTTTGCAAAACCAAAGTGTCATCTATTATCAGAAAGGTCTTGACGGAAAACCGGAAGTATTTCTCGACCCCAACACCATGAGTAGCGATGGAACTGCAGCAGTTTCACTTTTAGGCTTTTCTAAAGATAAAAAATATGTTGCGTACGCCATTAATCAATCCGGCAGTGATTGGCAAACCATCTATGTAATGGAAGTTGCTACAAAAAAACTGATGGGTGACAAACTTGATTGGGTAAAATTCAGCGGTGCATCATGGAAAGACAATGGTTTTTATTATGCACGTTATGATGCCCCTCCAAAAGGAAAAGAATTTTCGCAGAAAAACGAATACCACAAGATTTATTACCATCGCATGGGCGACACTCAGGATAAAGATGTTTTGGTATATGAAAACAAAAACAAACCCTTGCGCTATTATGGTGCCTCTGTAACAGAAGACGAACGCTTTCTTATTATTTATGTTTCTGAGGGCACTGATGGAACAGAAATGTATTACAAAGATTTACAAAGCAATCAAAAAGATTTTGGTCTTTTGTTTGCAGGATTTGAAGATAACTACAGTGTTATAAACAACATTGGCGACAAACTGCTTGTACAGACAGATGCCGGTGCACCCAACCAAAGAGTAATTTTAGTTGATCCAAAAAATCCTAAAAAAGAAAACTGGAAAGATGTGATTCCGGAAAAGACTGAATTGCTGGAAAGTGCAGCCACAGGAGGAGGTAAACTTTTTGTTTCTTATCTGAAAGATGTAACCACACATGTTTATCAATATAGCTTAGAAGGTAATCTCGAACATGAAATTGCCTTACCGGCATTAGGCAGTGCATTCGGATTTAGTGGTGATAAAGAAGACGCATTGATTTTTTACACTTTCACATCGTTCACCTATCCTCCTGCAATCTATAAGTATGACATTGCTTCAGGCAAGTCAGACATCTGGCAAAAATCTGATGTAAAGTTTAATCCTGATGAGTATGAAACCAAACAAGTATTTTACAACAGTAAGGACGGAACAAAAGTTCCCATGTTTCTAGTTTATAAAAAAGGCATTAAACTCGATGGTAACAATCCTACACTACTCTATGGATATGGAGGTTTTAACATCAGCCTGACACCCACTTTCAGCACTTCAAGAATTATACTTCTTGAAAATGGAGGAGTATTTGCCATGGCAAACATCCGTGGTGGTGGTGAGTACGGAGAAAAATGGCATGAAGCCGGTAAACTTCTGAAAAAGCAGAATGTATTTGACGATTTTATTGCAGCAGCAGAATATCTCATCAAAGAAAAATACACGTCACCATCTAAACTATCCATTCAAGGTGGCTCAAATGGAGGATTGCTGGTGGGAGCATGTATGTTGCAGAGACCTGATTTATATCGTGTGGCGTTTCCTGCTGTTGGTGTTATGGACATGCTACGCTATCATAAATTTACCGTTGGTTGGGGATGGGCTGTTGAATATGGTAGCAGCGATAGTTTAGAAAATTTCAAAAACCTTTACGCTTATTCTCCACTACACAATATAAAAGAAGGGGTAGAATATCCTGCCACTATGGTAACCACTGCCGATCATGATGACAGAGTTGTACCCGCACACTCATTTAAATTTATTGCCACCTTACAAGAGCGATATAAAGGCAACAGGCCACAGTTAATCCGCATTGATGTTAAAGCAGGTCATGGTGCCGGAAAGCCTACTTCAAAAATAATCGAGGAGCAAGCAGATATTTGGTCATTCATGTTTTACAACATGGGCATAACACCAATATATAAGTAG